From Granulicella sp. WH15, the proteins below share one genomic window:
- a CDS encoding zinc-binding alcohol dehydrogenase family protein — protein sequence MNAAVVTTFTAPPSFTTFADPTPQQEEKLVKVLAAGLHPIVRSLANGSHYGSTGQFPFIPGVDGVGRLEDGTRVYFGGVRSPFGTMAELALASPAMCLTLPDALDDATCAGIANPAMSGWVALTARAKFVAGETVLILGATGSAGQMAVQIAKRLGAARVIAAGRNPQALEELKSLGADAVISLDQPHDALVENIRSEWAVNGVNVVLDYLWGPPAEAVFEAIAQKGLQHATSRVRHVQIGESAGRKISLPGSLLRSTALEILGSGFGSASFDQIRQAVTEFFAAAAVKPFHFEVKSAPLSDVAALWNTKEQGARLVFLP from the coding sequence ATGAACGCAGCCGTCGTCACCACCTTCACCGCGCCTCCCAGCTTCACCACCTTCGCCGACCCCACACCGCAGCAGGAAGAAAAGCTCGTCAAGGTCCTCGCCGCCGGACTCCACCCCATCGTCCGCTCTCTGGCCAACGGAAGCCACTACGGCAGCACCGGCCAGTTCCCCTTCATCCCCGGCGTCGACGGAGTAGGACGCCTCGAAGACGGCACCCGCGTCTACTTCGGCGGAGTCCGCTCGCCCTTCGGCACCATGGCCGAGCTGGCGCTCGCCTCCCCGGCCATGTGCCTGACGCTGCCCGACGCGCTCGATGACGCCACCTGCGCGGGCATCGCTAACCCGGCCATGTCCGGCTGGGTCGCGCTCACGGCACGGGCAAAGTTCGTGGCGGGCGAGACGGTCCTGATCCTCGGAGCCACCGGCAGCGCTGGTCAGATGGCCGTGCAGATCGCCAAGCGCCTCGGCGCGGCCCGCGTGATCGCCGCCGGACGCAACCCGCAGGCGCTCGAGGAGCTGAAGTCGCTCGGCGCGGACGCCGTTATCTCGCTCGACCAGCCCCACGACGCCCTGGTCGAGAACATTCGCAGCGAGTGGGCCGTCAACGGCGTAAACGTGGTGCTCGACTACCTCTGGGGACCACCCGCCGAGGCCGTCTTCGAGGCAATCGCCCAGAAGGGCCTCCAGCACGCGACCTCCCGGGTGCGCCACGTGCAGATCGGCGAGAGCGCCGGAAGAAAAATCTCCCTCCCCGGCTCTCTCCTGCGCAGCACTGCGCTCGAGATCCTGGGCAGCGGCTTCGGCAGCGCCTCCTTCGACCAGATCCGCCAGGCCGTCACCGAGTTCTTCGCCGCAGCCGCCGTCAAACCCTTCCACTTCGAGGTAAAGTCAGCCCCGCTCAGTGACGTCGCCGCTCTCTGGAACACCAAAGAGCAGGGAGCCCGCCTCGTCTTCCTGCCCTGA
- a CDS encoding AAA family ATPase — MRLIFIYGLPATGKLTVAQELSKRTGYKLFHNHLVVDLLLSTFEFGSAPFVELREEIWLSVFSQACRSQLPGLIFTFNPERTVRPKFVEQTVDIVTGYGGQVDFVELACPLDELKRRIDSPSRLQYRKLSSLPLFEKLQAAGEFDTSHMPKPSLTIDTSRNSPIEAAAQISGTLNLSFLSEVASGTPQKNQGGLKPDYSGF, encoded by the coding sequence ATGAGGCTTATTTTCATCTATGGATTACCCGCGACTGGCAAGCTCACGGTTGCGCAGGAGTTATCGAAGCGGACTGGTTACAAGCTCTTTCACAATCACCTTGTAGTCGATCTCCTGCTTTCGACGTTCGAGTTCGGCAGCGCGCCCTTCGTAGAACTGCGCGAGGAGATATGGCTTTCGGTCTTCAGCCAAGCCTGCCGTAGTCAGTTGCCGGGTTTGATCTTCACCTTCAATCCGGAGAGAACGGTGCGGCCGAAGTTCGTTGAGCAGACGGTGGACATCGTCACCGGATACGGCGGACAGGTGGATTTTGTCGAGCTGGCCTGTCCGCTCGACGAGTTGAAACGCCGGATCGATAGCCCTTCACGATTGCAGTATCGAAAGCTAAGCTCTCTCCCCCTGTTTGAGAAGTTGCAGGCTGCCGGAGAGTTCGATACATCGCACATGCCAAAGCCCAGTCTCACAATCGACACGAGCCGCAACAGTCCGATTGAAGCCGCAGCACAGATAAGCGGCACACTCAATCTCAGCTTCCTCAGCGAGGTTGCGTCAGGAACACCGCAAAAGAATCAAGGCGGATTAAAGCCAGACTATTCTGGTTTTTAG
- the argJ gene encoding bifunctional glutamate N-acetyltransferase/amino-acid acetyltransferase ArgJ encodes MDKSLEQVGALPRGFEWGAVKAGIKASGKLDVAVARAPKGANAAAMFTRNRMVAAPVTVGRRHLAATGGRVSVVLVNAGNANCATGEPGIAACLESCKAAGDQFGCIFDEVFPSSTGIIGVPLPVEKLIGALPSAAAALGATAAHAETFATAIMTTDTRMKVARATIETDDGPVYIFGAAKGAGMIYPQLGPPHATMLVYLFTDLVAQPTDLREMMEPAVESSFNSISIDGDTSTNDTVLLLASGASGVGLDERVSVAFANALRLVCGSLAHQIVDDGEGVGHVVTLQINGAASYADAKAVAQTIAHSPLCKTAWSSADPNWGRLLAAAGRSGVALDPAATRIWIGAEPVFENGVRSPLYNEAAAHQVMLAREYTITLDLGQGEASCTFLTCDLTEEYVKINADYST; translated from the coding sequence ATGGATAAGAGTTTAGAACAGGTGGGCGCGCTGCCACGGGGGTTCGAGTGGGGCGCGGTGAAGGCTGGGATCAAGGCCAGCGGCAAGCTGGATGTTGCGGTGGCGCGGGCTCCGAAGGGCGCGAACGCGGCGGCGATGTTTACGCGCAACCGGATGGTGGCCGCGCCGGTGACGGTGGGGCGGCGGCACCTGGCGGCGACGGGCGGACGGGTCTCCGTGGTGCTGGTGAACGCGGGCAACGCCAACTGCGCGACCGGTGAGCCGGGGATCGCGGCGTGTCTCGAGAGCTGCAAGGCGGCGGGCGACCAGTTCGGGTGCATCTTCGACGAGGTCTTCCCTTCTTCGACCGGGATCATCGGGGTTCCGCTGCCGGTGGAGAAGCTGATCGGCGCGCTGCCGTCGGCGGCTGCGGCGCTGGGCGCGACGGCGGCTCATGCCGAGACCTTCGCCACGGCGATCATGACCACCGACACGCGGATGAAGGTGGCGCGGGCGACGATCGAGACGGACGACGGGCCGGTGTATATCTTCGGCGCGGCCAAGGGCGCGGGGATGATCTATCCGCAACTGGGGCCACCGCACGCGACCATGCTGGTCTACCTTTTTACCGACCTGGTTGCGCAGCCGACTGACCTGCGCGAGATGATGGAACCGGCGGTCGAGAGCAGTTTCAACAGCATCTCGATTGACGGTGACACTTCGACCAACGATACGGTGCTGCTACTGGCCAGCGGGGCCAGCGGGGTTGGGCTGGACGAGCGGGTTTCGGTGGCGTTTGCGAACGCCCTGCGGCTGGTCTGCGGCAGCCTCGCGCACCAGATCGTCGATGACGGCGAAGGCGTCGGCCACGTGGTGACGTTACAGATCAACGGTGCGGCCAGCTATGCGGACGCCAAGGCCGTGGCCCAGACCATCGCCCACTCGCCGCTGTGCAAGACGGCGTGGTCGAGCGCGGACCCGAACTGGGGACGGCTGCTGGCCGCCGCGGGACGGTCGGGAGTGGCGCTCGATCCGGCTGCGACGAGGATATGGATCGGCGCGGAGCCGGTCTTCGAGAACGGAGTGCGGTCGCCGCTCTACAACGAGGCCGCGGCGCACCAGGTGATGCTGGCACGGGAGTACACCATCACGCTCGATCTGGGCCAGGGCGAGGCGAGCTGCACCTTCCTGACCTGCGACCTGACGGAAGAGTACGTGAAGATCAACGCGGACTACTCCACTTAA